One Phragmites australis chromosome 23, lpPhrAust1.1, whole genome shotgun sequence DNA window includes the following coding sequences:
- the LOC133906104 gene encoding NAC domain-containing protein 21/22-like has translation MSMSSFLSMVEAELPPGFRFHPRDDELICDYLAPKVSSKVGFSGRRPPMVDVDLNKVEPWDLPAAASVGPREWYFFSLKDRKYATGQRTNRATASGYWKATGKDRAVARRGALVGMRKTLVFYQGRAPKGRKTEWVMHEYRVEAAHDQSSNLSSSKEEDWVLCRVICKNKSAGGGATSKPARSLTNNGHDIATTTTSPPLPPLMDTTLAQLQVSMNTASGACAGAGAIEQVPCFSSFNNIASNSAQPCYLPMATGSNGMSYLDHGLPELGSCFDPLNSDKKLLKAVLSQFGGEVMPSLSPEMAAAAAASSTWMNHF, from the exons ATGTCGATGAGCAGCTTCTTGAGCATGGTGGAGGCGGAGCTGCCACCGGGGTTCCGGTTCCACCCGAGGGACGACGAGCTCATCTGCGATTACCTTGCTCCCAAGGTCAGCAGCAAGGTTGGCTTCTCCGGCCGCCGGCCGCCCATGGTCGACGTTGATCTCAACAAGGTCGAGCCATGGGATCTCCCCG CGGCGGCGTCGGTGGGGCCTAGGGAGTGGTACTTCTTCAGCCTCAAGGACCGCAAGTACGCGACGGGGCAACGCACGAACCGCGCGACGGCGTCCGGTTACTGGAAGGCCACCGGCAAGGACCGGGCGGTGGCGCGGCGAGGAGCGCTGGTGGGGATGAGGAAGACGCTGGTGTTCTACCAGGGGAGAGCACCCAAAGGAAGGAAGACGGAGTGGGTGATGCATGAGTACAGGGTGGAGGCTGCCCATGACCAATCCTCCAATCTCTCCTCCTCCAAG GAGGAAGATTGGGTCCTGTGCAGAGTCATCTGCAAGAATAAATCAGCAGGAGGAGGTGCAACCTCCAAACCAGCAAGAAGCCTCACCAACAATGGCCATGACATTGCAACAACCACCACCTCGCCACCACTGCCACCTCTCATGGACACCACCCTAGCACAGCTCCAGGTCTCCATGAACACCGCCAGCggcgcctgcgccggcgccggagcaATCGAGCAGGTGCCCTGCTTCTCCAGCTTCAACAATATTGCCAGCAACAGTGCTCAGCCATGCTACCTGCCCATGGCCACAGGCAGCAATGGCATGAGCTACCTGGACCATGGCCTGCCTGAACTGGGCAGCTGCTTTGATCCTCTGAACTCTGACAAGAAGCTGCTCAAGGCAGTGCTGAGCCAATTTGGAGGTGAGGTGATGCCAAGTCTGTCTCCTGaaatggctgctgctgctgctgcgagcTCCACTTGGATGAATCACTTCTAG